CGGACGACAATAATCTTGAGCAACTGCTATCTCTGCTAAACCGCTTAAAACATCAACCGCAGCAACAGCACGAGAAACATTACGAATTAACTCAGCTTCTTGGGCAACTTCTGTCCTCAAACTAACAAAAATTTCATACTCCAACCGATTTAAATCTTCTCGCGCCGTCAGAATTCTGTTTTCTCTTTCCTTCAATTCAGGTGTAATATATCTTTCTTCATTAGTCAGAGTTTGTTTGCGAATATAATTATCAGGAACTTGGTCAGCTTTCGCCCGCGAAATGCTAATATAATAACCAAAAGATTTTGTATAACCTACTTTTAAATTAGAAATACCAGTTCTAGTTCTTTCTGTTGCTTCTAAATTCGCCAACCATTTTTGATCGTCTTCCGCTTCTTCACGCATAGCATCTAATTGGGAATTAATTCCAGGGCGAATTAAACCACCTTCCGTAATATGAATTGGCGGAGATTCTACTAAGTGATTATGCAGTCTTTGGGCTAATTGCTCTAAAATTGGCGGAACTTTTTGTAAAGCTCTTAAATAAGGCGATCGAGCATTTTCTACTAATTTTGCCAATGCTGGTAAACGTTGCAAAGAATCAGCTAAAGCAACTAAATCTCTGGCGCTAGCGGTTCCCGAACCTGCACGTCCTGTCAATCTTTCTAAATCGTAAATTTGCCGTAACAATTGACGTAATTCATGACGCAAAGAAACATTTTCAAATAATTCTTGAATTGTATCTTGTCTAGCATTAATTCCTTTAATATCTAATAAAGGTTGTAATAACCAACGCCGCAAAGAACGCCCACCCATTGCTGTGCAAGTTTGATCGATCGCCCATAATAAAGAACCATGAAAAGTTCCATCTCTAACAGTTTGCGTAATCTCTAAATTGCGGCGAGTTTGATGATCGATAATTAAAAAATCTGTTAAAGTATAAGTCCGTAAAGGTTGCAAAGGAACTTGATTATTTTTTTGTGTATCTTCTAAATATTGTAATAACCCTCCAGCAGCACGCACCGCTAAAGGGAGATGTTCGCAACCTAAACCTTCAAGCGATCGAACTTTGAATTTCTGCAAAAGCCGCTGTTTCGCCTCACCTAAAGTAAAAGGAATTTGCGGACGTAAAGCATAACAAAAAGCTGGCGGTAAAACATCTGGTAAATGTTCTGACTTCTCCCCCGGACGTAGTAAACTACCTAAATCGGGCGCATTAGTTGGAATCAAAACTTCCGCAGGTTGTAAACGCATTAATTCCTGAGATAAATGCTCTAAATTACTCGATTGAATCGTTAAGAATTCCCCAGTAGAAATATCTGCATAAGCTAAACCCCAATGGGTATTAGCAATTACAACTGCTGCTAAATAATTGTTCCGCCGCGCCTTTAACATTCCGTCTTCTAACAACGTTCCCGGCGTAAGAACTCGCGTCACTTCTCGCTTCACTAAACCTACCGCATCAGCAGAATCTTCGACTTGATCGCAAATTACAACTGCATAGCCTTTTTCTACTAATTGAGTAGTGTATCGTTCCCAAGCATGATGGGGTACACCTGTCATTGGTACTCTACCAACTTCTCCCCCATGTTTGCTGGTTAAAACTAATTCTAATTCCCTAGCTACAGTAATCGCATCTTGAAAGAAAGTTTCAAAGAAATCTCCGACTCTATATAATAATAATGAGTGAGGATAGTTATCTTTCACTTCAACATAATGCTGATACATTTTGCTGAGTTTTTCTCGATCGAGAACTCGATAATCAGCATTAGGCATCTGTTCTTCTTGAACTTTATTATTTTTGCGATTTGGAGTAGATGCAGAGGATTTCATGGAATTGTTGACTTTGTACATTGATTCTTTGAATTAATAAAAGTACGATAAATTTCAATAGTTTAATTTGAGGCTAAGGAAGTGCGATTTTTGCTGTAAATAGATAGTGCCAGTTACGTAAGTTGTATAGTTTTTTTGGTCAATATAAGTACGATACATCAAAATGTTACTTCCTGGCTACCTTACCTTGATTATCTTATTGTTCACTTTGGCATATCCCATACTTTTTTAGCCAACTGAGTCAGCATCTCTTGACGCTTTTCAATTGATTGAGATGTCCATTGTTCAAAAGGCTCTATGTCTTGTAATGCTCTGTCAATTGCTGTATCTACCCCAACAGTAACTTTTTTAGCAATTGCTCTGGACAATAAAAATTTTGATGTAGGATAAGCTTCTTTCTTGTCTTTGAATGGTTTGTTACCCACTGAGGCATTAATGGATTTCTCTAAGAGAGTTAGATTACCTAAACGAGCAATATATTTTTCAATTTCTTCTGGCTTATCAAAAGATAATTTGATTTCTAGCTCAGGAGTTTGAGGTAATATATGTTCAATTTCTACAGTCTTATTTATATATGATTTCAATTCAATTTCTGTATTATACGCACTCTCATCAACATACTGTACTAATTTAGCTAGAATATAACGCATCTGAGTTTTTGGTACTGATTTCTCTTTTAATCCACTAAAAGCAAGTTCAAAATGTTCAGCTACTTTTTGTTTCGCTGGCTGAATTTGCTCGATAATAAATTTATCCAGCTTTTCTTTGTCTGTAACTTTATTGATCTGCGAACACCACTGAGCAAACCGCCTTTCAAAATTGCTGGTAGGTTCGCGTGTAATTAGATATGCAAAAAAGAGGTTTTCAACCTGCCGACATAATTCATTAAAACAGTCTGTGGATAAGTTTTGGCCAGCTAATAATAGCATTAAAGGCATACGAGCAGCACTGCTGAGATGCTGGATATTTTCTAAATAACGATTATTTTTTCCCTGTACATCTTTACCCTCAGTAAAGTTAACGTAAGCTTTAGCTGCATCTAGCATACTATCAACGAAAGCAGTTGGTTGATTTTCGTATAATTTCCTATTTTTTTCATTCAAAAACCATCTAAATATTTCTTCTCTTCTCAATGTATCTACTTCATATCTGGATAATATGAAGTAGCGGATAAAGCGCATCGGATCTTCTTTAGCAATAAATAGTGTATCTATTATTTTTTTCCACTGTTTTGCAATATGGTCATACTCCTTCTTATCAGCTTTCATGAACATCAAATTTTTGACTAAATCTATGGGATTTAAACTTAAACCACGATTATTAATAGTTGCAAAAACTCGCAGTGCATCTGCTACACTCGCTGTTTTAACTCTAACCAATTTTACATTTTTATTGAAGTAAGCATAAAATTTCTTTACGGTTTGCAAACTAGCATCATTCTCTGAAAACTGTCGTTCTAATAAACTAATAATCAATTCGTAAGCATTTATTATATTTTGAGAAGATCGAGTTTCTGGGATTTGAGAGTTTAATTTATCTTGCTGAGCAATTTTTTCTAATACTCCACAACTATCTCTGTATTGCAGAGTAATTCTATAACGAAATATATTGTTTCCTTCGTTATCAATATCTGTAGATGCAATTTGACTCTTTAATAGCTCTATAGATTCACCTGGTTTAAGTTTTTCTAAATAATCTCGGACAGCACATAGAACCAGATAAGCCGTTGTCATTCTTTGCTGTCCATCAATCACTTCATATAAACCGTCAAGTCGCATACAAACTATGATGCTACCTATAAAATATTCAGAACTTGAGCTAGAGTCACTGGCAGAAAACTCGTCGTAGATATCTTGAAAAAACTCGCTAACCTGTTTTTCTTCCCAGACATACTCACGCTGATAACTGGGGACTATGTAAAAATCATTAAAAAGCTTGCCCAGTGTTAAGTCTTGAGATTCGATAGTTGCCATGAGCATTCCCCTCAAAGATGAACTTTCTATATGCACTTTCCTAAAGTGTTGCGCTCGGTATACTTCAGAGCATTGATTAAGCAACCTTTAAATTAGATGAGACAGGATGCTTAGTATAGTATTCCCAGACTCTAGATCTATTCTCACATTACCCCCTCGATAAAATCCAACAAAATTCGCTGATGTCGATCGCCTAACGGACGCACCTCCCCCGCAACTTCCGAATAACACTCACCTTTCTGAATATCAGCAACGCTTAACAACCCCATATCCCAACCTTCACCTAACACTAAATCCTTTAATTCAACCGTTAACTCTCCATGAAAAACATGACGTACTACCTTTGGATCTTCATAATTACGGAAATGCTGTAAAATCGAAGGAACATAACCGATTTCCTCTTTTAACTCTCGTTTCACTGCGATTTCTGGAGGTTCGTTTGGTTCGAGATGTCCGCCAAAAAAAGCCCAATAACCGGGATAAACAATAGTCGGAATATTGTCCCGCAACTGCATTAAAAATTTGCCATCCCGGTAAAGAATTGCTACTGCTACATGAGCAATTTTGGTATTCACAGTCTCTTTTGCTCCTCTATATAAAACTCACCAAACTCTTGACCACCCGCAGGCACGCTTTTATACAAAACCTTACCTTGAATAACTATTTCTTGTTTTTGTTTGGGAAAAGCTTCTTTTGTTACAACAGTAATAGTGCCAGTATTATCTTTTAATTCGTAAGCGCGTTTTTCCACAAAAGGAATTAACTTAACGACATTCCCTTGTAAATAAACAGTAGAATTAACTTTGTTTTGCTGCTTAATTTCACTAACATTGGTTACAGGAGCATTAGGAGATAAAATACTAATTCCTGAGTCGTTGACTTTGGAACAACTGAATAACCCACCCACCAAAAGGGTAATTGTCCCGACTTGTAGCATTTGAATTAACTCTTGTTTCATCGCAGTTCCTCAAACCGATCGCTAACTCACTAGATATTTATAACTAAAAAACTACTAGATTATCCCTGAGATAGAAGCAATCTGCCAATTGTAGTCGCAAAAATTTTAGTTTCTTCAGATAACCACTAGGAAAAATCAAAAATAACTCTAAAATTCTCCATCAAACTAACCAGTATTTGAGAAACTAGTAGATCTAATGGTTCCAGACTATCAATTTAATTAACTATGGAAGCAAAAATATTAGATGGTAAAGCTTTAGCCCAAAAAATTCAAACCGAGCTAAAACAGCAAGTAGAAGAATTAACACCGAAAATTGGCCGCCCTCCAGGGTTAGCAGTACTCATGGTGGGGGATAATCCAGCTAGCGCCGCTTATGTCCGAAATAAAGAACGCTCTTGCGAAAAAGTGGGAATCGCTTCTTTTGGTAAACACTTCCCCACAGACACCACTCAGGAAGAACTAACAAAAGTAATTGAAGAACTGAACAAAGACGATCGCGTTGATGGCATTTTAGTCCAATTACCACTCCCAGATCATCTCGATTCCGTCGCCTTATTGCACCACATCGACCCAGATAAAGACGCAGACGGACTTCACGCAGTCAACTTAGGACGCTTGGTAAGAGGTGAACCAGGATTACGCAGCTGCACGCCCGCCGGAGTCATGCGCCTGATGGAAGAATATCAAATACCACTCAAAGGCAAAAAAGCCGTAGTCGTCGGACGCAGTATTTTAGTCGGTAAACCACTTGCATTAATGTTACTAGCTGCCGATGCCACAGTGACGATCGCGCACTCCCGCAGCCACAACTTAGGCGAAATCACCCGCGACGCAGATATTTTAGTCGCCGCCGCCGGACGCAAAGACTTAATCACCGCCGATATGGTTAAACCTGGAGCCATTGTCATCGATGTCGGCATTAACCGCGTCACCGACGAAGCAGGTAACTCTCGCTTAGTCGGCGATGTCAACTATGATGCCGTCAAAACCATCGCCGGATACATCACCCCCGTCCCCGGTGGCATTGGCCCGATGACCGTCGCTATATTATTAGCCAATACCGTCTGGAGTTACAGCCAGAAAAAATGATTGGGGAAAGGCAGAAGGCAGAAGGCAGAAGGCAGAAGGCAGAAGGCAGAAGGCAGAAGGCAGAGGGCAGAAGGCAGAAGGCAGAAGGCAGAAGGCAGAAGGCAGAAGGCANGAGGGCAGAAGGCAGAGGGCAGAAGGCAGAAGGTAAAAATCTCTTTATCCCCTTGTCTCCTTGTCCCCTTGTCCCCTTGTCCCCTTGTCCCCTTTCCCCCTTTTCCCCTTTTCCCCTTTCCCCTGCTCCCTATTACCAGTGACAAATCTTAAATTTCCCAAATAACGAATCACCCATCCCCTGTAGAATTGTTACGGATGTAGACTCAATCAAGGAATCTTTAAGGATGGTAGCTACAGATGACAAGTTTTCGGTGCAGGGGCAATCTCCTCCATTTGACCTATGTAATTACCTAGCTGAACGGCAAGCTTTGGTGGAAGAAGCTTTGGAGCATTTTCTTCCCGTCATTTACCCAGAAAAAATTTATGAGGCGATGCGCTATTCTTTATTCGCCGGGGGTAAGCGCTTGCGTCCTATTCTGTGTTTAGCTACTTGCGAACTCGCTGGCGGGACGCTAGAAATGGCGATGCCAACAGCTTGTGCTTTAGAGATGATTCACACGATGTCGTTAATCCATGATGATTTACCAGCAATGGATAACGATGATTATCGTCGTGGGAAATTAACCAATCACAAAGTTTATGGCGAAGACATCGCAATTTTGGCAGGTGATGGTTTATTAGCTTATGCCTTTGAAATCGTTGCCCAAACCGAAAATGTACCCGCAGAACGCTTGTTGAAGGTGATTGCTCGTTTAGGTCGGGCGGTGAGTGCGGCTGGCTTAGTGGGTGGTCAGGTAGTTGACCTAGAATGTGAAGGGAAATCAGATGTTACTATTGAGACTCTGAATTTTATTCACACTCATAAAACGGGCGCTCTGCTGGAAGCTTGTGTGGTTTGCGGGGCGATTATTGCTGGGATTTCGGTGACGGATTTGCAAAAGTTGTCTCGTTATGCTGAAAATATTGGGTTAGCATTTCAGATTGTGGATGATGTTCTCGATATTACAGGTACCCAAGAAGAGTTGGGCAAAACGGCAGGCAAAGATTTGCAAGCTCAAAAGGCAACTTACCCTAGCCTTTGGGGTATAGAAGAGTCTAAAGTCAAGGCTCAGCAATTAGTTGCAGATGCTAAAGCGGAACTGGCACTGTTTGGGGAAAATGCTCGACCGCTATTAGCGATCGCAGAATTTATTACCAGTCGCACGAACTAAAAGTCTGTAGAACAGGTAACATTTAGTCAATTTTGTCTCCTACAAGACTTAACATTTAAACCTGCCCACACAATCTACAGCAGAATCCTACATAATCCGAAATTCAATCTAAAAGCCAAACTTGATATGCAGGAATTTTGCCACAGTCTTCTAGAGAACCGCGTATTGCTGGTTGCTCTCATCGCCAGTCTGATTGCTCAAATTACTAAACTCGCCATCGAGTTGGGCAAAAATCGAAAAATTAACATCCGTGTTCTGGTAGAAACAGGCGGGATGCCCAGTGCTCACTCTGCCTTGGTGACAGCCTTGGCAACAGGTGTGGGGCAGAAAATGGGTTGGAATAGTCCTGATTTTGCGATCGCTGCAATCTTTGCCATCATCGTCATGTATGATGCCGCTGGAGTCCGTCAAGCTGCTGGCAAACAAGCACGTATCCTCAATCAAATCATTGATGAGCTATTCCGCGAACATCCCACTTTTAACGAAGACCGCCTCAAAGAATTACTTGGACATACTCCCTTTCAAGTAATTGTTGGCTCGGCTCTTGGTGTGACTATTGGTTTTTTAGCTACACCAGCTTATTGAGCTTTCACGGCAGAGGGACATAGAGGCAAAGGAGATGATAAATAATAAGTAGATTAGTTATGAGAAAGATAAAAGAGTTTTCTCCTGCCTGCTAACAGCTTTTTAAAGTTTTGCATTTTTAGTCTAACTACTGTTCTAAAGCAGGAAGTTTTTGTGAGAACGGGAATAGGAATGGAGAAGTAGGAATGTCAAAAGTATAGATAATTTGAATTTTGGATTAGTGATTAAATCCTTTTTGATTTCAATTTTCTATACGGCAATATCCCTTACTTCTATGTTCCTCGAACCCCCATTCTCCTGCTTCTTTTTCCCTCTGCTGAAAAAGCTTCATCATTACCGATTTTCTACCTGCGGTCTGAGTAATGTAACTCGATTTCCATCTACTAACATTACCAGGAAACCGCGATCGCTTAATAACCGAAAAGTATTGCTAGCATTTCTTTCATTACTAGTATATAAAGCTAAAAGATAAGGTCTTTGTCCAAAAGAAACTAACCCAATTTGTTTACCTAAAAGTTGCTGTAATTGAGTCGCAATTTCTGGTTGATTTCCATAATCAACTAACAAAGCATAACCCCTACCTAATAACCTGGGATTAAAAGCTGGTAAACTCTCTGTTGATGGTTGAGGTTTTCTTGCTTCTTCTCTATTACTTTCAGGAGATGGCGCAGGAGGACGAGGAGAAGGTTTTGGTTTATCAGCAACAAATTCAGCGGCGGCTGTTGGCTCAACCACAAAAGCAGACAACCCAGTAATATCATTGATGTAGCGCACCCAATCTTCTGCGTCTTCCAAGCTACTAAAACCACTCACACGAGTCACAATATTGTCTAAATAGTTGCAAACTACAGTTTTAGTTTTGCTAGGAAGACTTTGCCTTAATAAGCGTTGATTTTGCCGCGTATCTGTAATTATTAATAACAAATATTCACCCGCAGCTGGTGGTTCACAAGCTGTTACACTGGACTGAGCCAATGCACCGTTCACTCCTACACCTAATCCAATAATTGATATTAAAGCGGAACTTAAAGTAGCAAAAGCGCCTTTAATCGCAGTTTGATTCATGGCTCAGTAATGGGTAATACAGTGATAAGTTTTACATGAAATCTTGCACTTTCAAAACTTAAAACTCTAAACTATCTGTCATGTCCAGTTGCATCGATATTATCTGGTAGGGGCGGATTTAGCCAAAAATTGTTCCCTTTCACCAACAATATCTAGACAAAATCCGCCTCTAAAATTCGACAATACACACAATCGATGTCACCAGACATGATGTTAAGCAACACTGGCTAATGAAGCTAAAGCATCGGGAATGGAATTAGATGGTGCTGTGAATTCTCCTGTAACCACGTATTCCAAACGTAGTTTTAACCAGGTAATAAATTGTTGATTTGTGGAGACGATCGCGCAAGCTGGTTGCGGAGTTTTCGCTTTAATAGCTGCCATTTCTGGTGCTTCTAAGAATGCTGGTTGCTTCACTAACCAAAAATCAATTTCTTTTTCTTTTTCGTGATAATCTCTCACTCTTTCCCGTAACACTTCGTCAAGGGGTTCTTCTTCCAACAAAAATTTTTGACTAGCTAAAACGTAGTAATAAGTTGTCATTTGTCAATTGTCCTTCATCATTTGTTATTTGTTGTTTGTCATTTGTCAATCTTCATTTGTCATGTGCGAAACTAAAATAAATAAATTTCTCAGCTATGACCAATAACCAATGACTAATGACCGAGAATAGCTTGTTTCATTTCTCTGACGGCTCGTTCTAAGCCAACTAAAACCGCCCGACTTATTATTGTATGACCAATGTTGAGTTCTTCCATACCTTTAATTGCGGCGACGGGGTAAACATTCCAATAAGTGAGTCCATGTCCTGCGTTTACTCTTAAACCAGAAGCGATCGCCATTTCACAACCTTTCACCAGAACCTCAAGTTCCTTTTCTCGACTCGCTTCATCATGCGCTTCGGCGTATTTCCCCGTATGTAATTCAATAAATTTAGCTTTTACCTTAGCAGATGCCGCAATTTGGGCTTCATCAGCATCAATAAATAAACTTACCGGAATTCCAGCACTTTGCAATTTATCTACTACTAAACTCATGCGATCGACTTGTCCAGCAATATCTAGTCCGCCTTCCGTAGTCACTTCCTCTCGTCGTTCCGGGACTAAAGTTACATAATCTGGTTTAATATCGAGAGCGATCGCCACCATCTCATCTGTCGCCGCCATTTCCAAGTTTAAATGAGTGCGAACCGTTTGTCGCAACAACCGCACATCCCGATCTTGAATATGTCGCCTGTCTTCTCGCAAATGCACAGTAATCCCATCCGCACCCGCCAACTCCGCCAACACCGCTGCTGCTACCGGATCTGGTTCCACAGTGCGACGTGCTTGGCGAATAGTTGCAACATGGTCGATATTAACACCGAGCGTAGGCACTTTTCACTCTCCATTAGCCTCGAATTGTCCGTTTTTCATCTTATCTCAAATCTCTGTTAAATCAGCTTTGTAACTTATGCTTTTTCTTCATCTTCTTTCTGTATAAGTATTATGCGATCGCGTATAAAAAAGAAGTAATAAACAAATGTCCTCTCTATTACAGCTAAATTCTTTTCTAAATTTTGCCGATCGATATAGAATTAGCTAGATTATTTATTTAAGATATGCTTTTTACCACTGATAAAAATATGATATGTTAAACTGACACATATCAGAATAAATACATATCTCAACAAACAAAAAATCAACCAGATTATTCTCTATGTTCAAAATTATTAAAGCACCATCTGTACCCGTTCCACCATTACAACGTTTTTCTGTATTAGGAACCGCTGATACTATTCATGCTGGTAAACCTTTAATTTTAGTTATAGATAATCAATTCAAAGTCACAACTCCACCTATTAGCAGTGAAGGAACTTGGCGATTTGATTTAGCATTACATCAGCCAGGAAAGCACCAGTTAGCAATTTTATTAGATAATGAGCGTCTAGAATTGTCCGTTCAAGTAGGAACAAATTTACACGCTGAAACCGAAGTCGTATCTCCTCCAAATACTCAGCCAATCTCTAATTATCAATCAAACACCATTAGTTTAGAAAAATTAGTGCGAGAAGCACACGAAAAAGGATATTCTGACGTTCATTTATGTGTTGGTAAAGCACCACGTTTTCGCAATCGTGGAGAAATGGAAATCAGCAATTATCCTGTTACTGATGAAACCACATTTATTAATTGGTTAAAAGAGATCCTTACAGAATCAGAGATTAAGCAATTTCAAGAAACTTTAGATTTTGATGGTGCTGCTGGTTATGATTTTGCCAGAGTGCGCGTAAATATTTTTAAAACCATGAAAGGATCGGCAATGGTACTAAGGTTAATTCCTTTAAGAATTCCCACTATCGATCAATTAGGTTTACCAGGAGTCTTTCAGACAATTTGCCACTACCATAAAGGATTAGTATTAGTTACAGGGCCTACTGGATCGGGTAAATCTACGACTTTAGCTGCTATGGTCGATTTTATTAATCGAACTATGAAAAGACATATTATTACTATTGAAGATCCGATCGAATTTGTTCACGAAGACCACAAATCTGTAATTAGTCAAAGAGAAGTAGGCATTCATACAGTAGAATTCGATCGCGCCTTAAAAGCAGCATTAAGAGAAGATCCTGATGTAATTTTAATTGGAGAAATGCGCGATCGATCCACAGTCAACACTGCCCTAAAAGCCGCACAAACTGGGCATTTAGTATTCGGAACATTACACACTAATAGCGCCATTAAAACGATCGAAAGAATTTTAAATCTTTACGAACCAGACGAACAAGAACCGATGTTAACCCAACTTTCTGAATCTCTAGCCGCAATAATTGCTCAATCTTTATTGCGAACTACAGATGGCAGACGCGCCCCAATCCACGACATTTTAATTAACACCGATACCGTCAAAGATTACATTAAACGCGGTGAAGTAGAAGAAACAGAATCAATTATGAAAAAAGGAAACTACGATGGTATGTGTACCATGTTGCAATCAATCTATAACCTTTATTTAGAAGGTAGAATTACTGAAGAAACAGCAATGGAAGCATCAGATAAACCCAATGAAATGAGAATTTTACTCAGTGGTGGGGAAATTTAGACTGGAGAAAAGGGGAAAAGGGGAAGGGGGAAAGGGAAATTTTTATCTTCTGCCCTCTGCCCTCTGCCCTCTGCCTTCTGCCTTTTGATTACTCTTCTCCCCAAACTCGTAATTGGAGATACACTAAAATTAAAGTTATTGCCAACAAAACTGTAGCTGCTGCCGCTGCATAACCAAAATCAAATTGAGCAAAAGCTTGCTCATAAATATAGTAAACCAACAGATTAGTAGAATTTAAAGGCCCCCCACCTGTAACTACATAAACTTGTTCAAAACTTTTTAAAGTAAAAATTGCTGTAGTCACAGTGGCAAAGACTAAAGTAGAGCGTAATCCCGGTAAAGTAATATGCCAAAATTGCTGCCATTCATTAGCACCATCTAATTCTGCCGCTTCATAGCGATTGACGGGAATGGTTTGTAACCCTGCCAAAAATACTACCAAATTAAAACCCAATTGTTTCCAAATACTTAATAAAATTAGAACAGGCATTGCCCAAGTAGTGCTACCTAACCAAGGAATTGGATTGATACCAAAATAACTTATTAAACTATTAACTGGCCCATCAGTTTGAAACAGCCAACGAAACCCTAAACCTGCTGCGACTAAACTAGTAATAGAAGGAATAAAATAAGCTGTGCGTAATAGTCCTCTTAATGCTAGCGATCGATTCAAAAACACCGCTAAACCTAAAGGAATAATTAAGCTAGGAATAACTGTGGCTACAGTAAAGTAAATAGTATTACCAATGACTTGCCAAAAGTCAGAAGTCAGAATCAAGCGTAAGTAGTTTCTGCCACCTACCCAACGCACACCAGCCGCAGTAAAATTACCAGCAGTAAAACTGAGATAAAACAGATAGACGATCGGCCATAAAATGAAAACACTAAGTAATATAATTGCTGGAGTCAAAAAAATCCATGCAGCGATCGCATCATCGTCTAACCAGGATTTACCATATATTTTTAGCCGCAAAACTTCCTCCCTTTTGCTATGAATTTAAACAACATATCAACTGATTCTACCTTTAGCTTAATTTCACCATCAATTCCGAGCAGCCTTTTCATTCAAGGAGAACCCTTAAAATTAGGTATCATGGCTTCTGGGAGTGGCACAAATTTTGAAGCTATTGCTCAAGCGATCGCAGACAAACAGCTAAACGCCCAAGTCCAAGTAGTAATTTATAATAATCCTGAAGCCAAAGTAGTTGCTAGGGCAGAACGTTGGGGCATTCCCGCAGTTCTCATCAATCATCGTAACTTTAAAAGTCGTGAAGATTGTGATGCAAAAATAGTCGAAACACTCCGCCAGCATCAAGTAGAATGGGTGGTCATGGTAGGTTGGATGCGTGTCGTCACACCAACACTTTTAGATGCTTTTCCCAAACGAATAATTAACATTCATCCCAGCTTATTACCCAGCTTTAAAGGTGTACGTGGCGTAGAACAAGCCTTAGCAGCTGGAGTCCGAATTACAGGTTGTACAGTTCACATTGTCGTACCAGAAGTCGATAGTGGCCCAATTTTAATTCAAGCTGCCGTGCCTGTACTCCTCGATGATACCCCTGAAACCCTGCACGCCCGAATTCAAGTACATGAACATAAAATTATTGTTGCTGGAATCGCTTTAGCAGCTGCCCAATCTGCGGATTGGTAGTTTTATAAACTGCTGCAAATTTTATTAGTTTGTGTTGTGCGATCGCACTACAATTCATAATGAAATTATGGGGAATCAAGCTGACTTGATTTAACCGATTGATGCAGAATTAAGCGATTACCAGCAGGGTCATAAGCATAAATTTCTCTACCATGAGAAGCCAGGGTAATTTCCCCTGATGGTGGATATCCTATGGCAATGAGAAGATCGATCGCACTTTCCAAATTCTCCACCTCCAGGCACAAACTCATTCCACTTTGATGCGAGTTACTAAACTCCGAAAAATGCTCAGCTTTCGGTTGAAAAATTCCCAAACGTAACCCACCAGGAAACCTGAATTC
The Phormidium ambiguum IAM M-71 genome window above contains:
- the purN gene encoding phosphoribosylglycinamide formyltransferase → MNLNNISTDSTFSLISPSIPSSLFIQGEPLKLGIMASGSGTNFEAIAQAIADKQLNAQVQVVIYNNPEAKVVARAERWGIPAVLINHRNFKSREDCDAKIVETLRQHQVEWVVMVGWMRVVTPTLLDAFPKRIINIHPSLLPSFKGVRGVEQALAAGVRITGCTVHIVVPEVDSGPILIQAAVPVLLDDTPETLHARIQVHEHKIIVAGIALAAAQSADW
- a CDS encoding divergent PAP2 family protein, which translates into the protein MQEFCHSLLENRVLLVALIASLIAQITKLAIELGKNRKINIRVLVETGGMPSAHSALVTALATGVGQKMGWNSPDFAIAAIFAIIVMYDAAGVRQAAGKQARILNQIIDELFREHPTFNEDRLKELLGHTPFQVIVGSALGVTIGFLATPAY
- a CDS encoding MgPME-cyclase complex family protein translates to MTTYYYVLASQKFLLEEEPLDEVLRERVRDYHEKEKEIDFWLVKQPAFLEAPEMAAIKAKTPQPACAIVSTNQQFITWLKLRLEYVVTGEFTAPSNSIPDALASLASVA
- a CDS encoding carbohydrate ABC transporter permease, with the translated sequence MRLKIYGKSWLDDDAIAAWIFLTPAIILLSVFILWPIVYLFYLSFTAGNFTAAGVRWVGGRNYLRLILTSDFWQVIGNTIYFTVATVIPSLIIPLGLAVFLNRSLALRGLLRTAYFIPSITSLVAAGLGFRWLFQTDGPVNSLISYFGINPIPWLGSTTWAMPVLILLSIWKQLGFNLVVFLAGLQTIPVNRYEAAELDGANEWQQFWHITLPGLRSTLVFATVTTAIFTLKSFEQVYVVTGGGPLNSTNLLVYYIYEQAFAQFDFGYAAAAATVLLAITLILVYLQLRVWGEE
- a CDS encoding pyridoxine 5'-phosphate synthase, with amino-acid sequence MPTLGVNIDHVATIRQARRTVEPDPVAAAVLAELAGADGITVHLREDRRHIQDRDVRLLRQTVRTHLNLEMAATDEMVAIALDIKPDYVTLVPERREEVTTEGGLDIAGQVDRMSLVVDKLQSAGIPVSLFIDADEAQIAASAKVKAKFIELHTGKYAEAHDEASREKELEVLVKGCEMAIASGLRVNAGHGLTYWNVYPVAAIKGMEELNIGHTIISRAVLVGLERAVREMKQAILGH
- a CDS encoding type IV pilus twitching motility protein PilT, with translation MFKIIKAPSVPVPPLQRFSVLGTADTIHAGKPLILVIDNQFKVTTPPISSEGTWRFDLALHQPGKHQLAILLDNERLELSVQVGTNLHAETEVVSPPNTQPISNYQSNTISLEKLVREAHEKGYSDVHLCVGKAPRFRNRGEMEISNYPVTDETTFINWLKEILTESEIKQFQETLDFDGAAGYDFARVRVNIFKTMKGSAMVLRLIPLRIPTIDQLGLPGVFQTICHYHKGLVLVTGPTGSGKSTTLAAMVDFINRTMKRHIITIEDPIEFVHEDHKSVISQREVGIHTVEFDRALKAALREDPDVILIGEMRDRSTVNTALKAAQTGHLVFGTLHTNSAIKTIERILNLYEPDEQEPMLTQLSESLAAIIAQSLLRTTDGRRAPIHDILINTDTVKDYIKRGEVEETESIMKKGNYDGMCTMLQSIYNLYLEGRITEETAMEASDKPNEMRILLSGGEI
- the crtE gene encoding geranylgeranyl diphosphate synthase CrtE, translated to MVATDDKFSVQGQSPPFDLCNYLAERQALVEEALEHFLPVIYPEKIYEAMRYSLFAGGKRLRPILCLATCELAGGTLEMAMPTACALEMIHTMSLIHDDLPAMDNDDYRRGKLTNHKVYGEDIAILAGDGLLAYAFEIVAQTENVPAERLLKVIARLGRAVSAAGLVGGQVVDLECEGKSDVTIETLNFIHTHKTGALLEACVVCGAIIAGISVTDLQKLSRYAENIGLAFQIVDDVLDITGTQEELGKTAGKDLQAQKATYPSLWGIEESKVKAQQLVADAKAELALFGENARPLLAIAEFITSRTN